The Enterococcus sp. 7F3_DIV0205 genome has a window encoding:
- a CDS encoding helix-turn-helix domain-containing protein, producing MLEAMMLEDTAKRKLTLFKLLVTFSTKKHSINFFENRLDYSYSRVVYLLELIQQDLTKMTGESAEILQENGVQYEQYVSYDMYYQFLITQSVPYQLLISILFYPEDSLAEFCEKNYHSRTTVVRKSKLLSNYFKQFHIKMNTSQLKLYGDERVIRITLYTLIWLASQGTNLPEIKNNPIDYETVTKIISPYFPDSYSYSAHKQIALILDIVYLRVRSGDVLTEQTVIDPYIPTSKTHAETFFGNLIKETTIWEAEAQFAAYLLISTPNFFRNNDHRLSLLKTYLEDQTNSATKLLEEVCGLFSEEFAPEGFSWDNEPILFGNVANIIFSTTIIEKPFPTLFHLINHSLYSKNEYYYQLFTHFKALFQKISKRKNFDWLKGNIEQLSDTLAALLVPLYESFQTDNIIRIALIAESNYLLVQPLTKFIEELPFVQLVAYKYGQFTSFDFIVATSSYLIPEESHLPSFVFRFSADNDEQYIGLYQAIKAVHNKKGINLG from the coding sequence ATGTTAGAAGCAATGATGTTGGAAGACACTGCTAAACGAAAATTGACTCTATTTAAATTATTAGTTACATTTTCTACTAAGAAACATAGCATCAATTTTTTTGAAAATAGGCTAGATTATTCTTATAGTCGCGTCGTTTATCTGCTTGAACTAATCCAACAAGATCTCACTAAAATGACTGGCGAGTCAGCAGAAATTCTGCAAGAAAATGGTGTTCAATATGAGCAATATGTTTCATATGATATGTACTATCAGTTTTTAATTACTCAAAGTGTTCCCTACCAACTATTGATCTCGATTCTCTTTTATCCAGAAGATAGTCTGGCTGAATTTTGTGAGAAAAATTACCATAGCAGAACCACCGTTGTACGAAAATCCAAATTATTAAGCAACTACTTTAAACAATTCCACATCAAAATGAATACTTCTCAATTAAAGCTCTATGGTGATGAGCGTGTCATTCGAATAACGTTGTACACTCTGATTTGGCTAGCTTCCCAAGGTACAAACTTACCCGAAATCAAGAATAATCCAATCGATTATGAGACGGTTACTAAAATAATCAGTCCATATTTCCCTGATAGTTACAGTTATTCTGCTCATAAACAAATCGCCTTAATATTGGACATCGTTTATCTACGAGTAAGATCTGGTGATGTATTGACAGAACAAACAGTGATCGATCCCTATATTCCCACAAGCAAAACGCACGCAGAAACCTTCTTTGGAAATTTGATCAAAGAAACAACAATTTGGGAAGCAGAAGCACAATTTGCAGCTTATTTATTGATTTCTACTCCAAATTTTTTCAGAAATAATGACCATCGATTATCTTTGTTGAAAACCTATTTAGAGGATCAGACAAATTCAGCAACTAAGTTATTGGAAGAAGTTTGTGGGTTATTTAGTGAAGAATTCGCTCCCGAAGGCTTTTCTTGGGATAATGAACCTATTTTGTTTGGAAATGTAGCTAATATTATTTTCTCTACAACAATTATTGAAAAACCTTTTCCTACACTATTTCATTTGATCAATCATTCTCTTTACTCAAAAAATGAATACTACTACCAATTGTTTACCCATTTTAAAGCATTATTTCAAAAAATTTCTAAAAGAAAGAATTTTGACTGGCTCAAAGGTAACATCGAACAATTATCTGATACATTGGCAGCTTTACTAGTTCCTCTTTATGAATCTTTCCAAACCGATAATATTATTCGTATTGCCTTAATTGCAGAATCTAATTATTTACTTGTCCAACCTCTCACAAAATTTATTGAAGAATTACCTTTTGTTCAATTAGTAGCTTATAAATATGGACAGTTTACTTCTTTTGATTTTATTGTGGCTACTTCCTCTTATTTAATTCCTGAAGAAAGCCACCTGCCATCATTTGTTTTTCGTTTTTCTGCCGATAATGACGAGCAATATATCGGTCTTTACCAAGCAATCAAAGCTGTTCATAATAAAAAAGGGATTAATCTAGGATAA
- a CDS encoding AI-2E family transporter has product MFEKLRQSKLFFWSAELLVIATLIFVSTKINFLFTPIGTFFSTLFAPVLVAGFLYYILNPIVNLLMKTKMKRIYAVLLVLLILVVAIVLILVSVIPKLASQLASLASNMPTVFSNIEAWVYRMAELPLFKEVDLTSYIEKLDISYGMIIQQFLSGLSNSLGSVVSTVASTTIVIFTAPFILFYMLKDGDRLVPAIERFLPEKRQASIAELLNKINKTLANYISGQAIECLFVGTFTAIGYSLIGVRYAFLFGVIAGFTNLIPYLGPYLGLAPAVFVTVFDEPIKAVFCCIVVLVVQQIDGNIIYPNVIGKSLQIHPLTIIIVLLVAGNIAGLLGIFLGVPFYAIVKTIVIHVIGMIRESRSEKIVLTSEGNETLMKEK; this is encoded by the coding sequence TTGTTTGAAAAATTAAGACAATCAAAATTATTTTTTTGGTCAGCGGAATTATTAGTTATTGCAACTTTGATTTTTGTGTCAACGAAAATCAATTTTCTGTTTACACCTATTGGCACATTTTTCTCGACGTTATTTGCACCTGTTTTAGTGGCTGGATTTCTTTATTATATTTTAAATCCAATCGTCAACCTACTAATGAAAACTAAAATGAAACGGATCTATGCGGTACTATTGGTTCTACTGATTTTAGTAGTTGCTATTGTTTTAATCCTTGTTAGTGTTATTCCTAAATTAGCTTCTCAGTTAGCCAGTTTAGCGTCAAATATGCCAACCGTGTTCAGTAACATAGAAGCATGGGTTTATAGAATGGCTGAACTGCCTTTGTTTAAAGAAGTTGATTTAACAAGTTATATAGAGAAATTAGATATTTCCTATGGAATGATTATTCAGCAATTTTTAAGTGGTCTATCCAATAGCTTAGGTTCAGTTGTGTCGACAGTTGCTTCGACTACGATCGTTATTTTTACAGCACCGTTTATCTTATTTTACATGTTAAAAGATGGAGATCGATTAGTTCCAGCAATCGAACGTTTTTTACCAGAAAAACGACAAGCCAGCATTGCTGAATTATTGAACAAGATCAACAAAACTCTAGCTAATTATATAAGTGGCCAAGCGATCGAGTGCTTGTTTGTCGGCACGTTTACAGCAATCGGTTACTCGTTGATAGGTGTCCGCTACGCCTTTTTGTTCGGTGTAATCGCAGGTTTTACTAATTTGATTCCTTATCTTGGACCCTACCTAGGTTTGGCTCCTGCTGTTTTTGTTACGGTTTTTGATGAACCAATCAAAGCTGTATTCTGCTGTATTGTTGTTTTAGTAGTACAGCAAATCGACGGAAATATCATTTATCCAAATGTAATTGGAAAATCACTACAGATCCATCCGTTGACAATTATTATTGTTTTACTCGTAGCCGGAAATATTGCTGGATTATTAGGTATTTTCCTAGGTGTTCCATTTTATGCGATCGTTAAAACGATTGTCATTCATGTGATAGGAATGATTCGGGAAAGCAGAAGTGAAAAAATTGTATTGACTAGTGAGGGAAATGAGACGTTGATGAAAGAAAAATGA
- a CDS encoding hemolysin family protein, translated as MNADPESQSLIAQILLLIVLTLINAFLAAAEIAVVSVNKNRIEQKAEEGDAKAKKLLKILKDPTSFLSTIQVGITLVNILSGASLADTLSARLAPVLGGGAAAKSIANIIILAMLTYVSIVFGELYPKRIAMNKSEEVAQATSGFVRILGVIARPFVWLLSASTDLLSKLTPMKFDDADSKMTRDEMRYMLESEGVLDNDELEMLQGVFSLDTKVAREVMVPRTDAFMIDIEDDIQKNIDAVLSENYSRIPVYNEDKDKIIGVLHTKNLLKAAHKLGFDKIQLKNIIQEPLFVPETIFIDDLLYELKRTQNQMAILLDEYGGVVGLATLEDLLEEIVGEIDDETDEVENLYAKINDHEYLVQGRMLIDEFNEAFGTDLHMSDVDTMAGYLITALGTIPDEGEKLSFDVGNLTLTSEEMEGTRVLALKVVFHDEETVDEEPEENRRFFRKELEDDEPRR; from the coding sequence ATGAATGCTGACCCCGAGAGTCAGTCGCTTATCGCGCAAATTTTATTATTGATCGTTTTAACATTGATCAATGCGTTTCTTGCTGCAGCGGAGATAGCAGTTGTTTCAGTAAATAAGAATCGTATCGAACAAAAAGCAGAAGAAGGAGACGCAAAAGCTAAAAAGCTACTAAAGATTCTAAAAGATCCGACAAGCTTTTTATCAACGATCCAAGTTGGTATTACTTTAGTTAATATCTTGTCTGGGGCTTCACTAGCTGATACTTTATCAGCAAGATTAGCACCTGTTCTTGGTGGCGGAGCCGCTGCAAAAAGTATTGCTAATATTATTATTTTAGCAATGTTGACTTACGTTTCTATTGTTTTTGGGGAGTTATATCCTAAACGAATCGCAATGAACAAATCAGAAGAGGTAGCCCAAGCAACGTCTGGATTTGTGCGTATACTAGGTGTGATTGCTAGACCATTTGTGTGGTTATTATCTGCTTCAACAGACTTACTTTCAAAACTTACACCTATGAAATTTGATGATGCTGATTCCAAAATGACACGTGATGAAATGCGTTATATGTTAGAATCAGAAGGTGTTTTAGATAACGATGAATTGGAAATGCTTCAAGGCGTTTTTTCTTTAGATACAAAAGTTGCCCGTGAAGTAATGGTTCCACGAACGGACGCTTTTATGATCGATATCGAAGATGATATTCAAAAAAATATTGATGCAGTTTTATCTGAAAACTATTCAAGAATTCCCGTTTATAACGAAGATAAAGATAAAATCATTGGAGTTCTTCACACTAAAAATTTATTAAAAGCAGCTCATAAACTGGGCTTTGACAAAATTCAATTAAAAAATATCATACAAGAACCACTATTCGTTCCAGAAACGATTTTTATTGACGATTTATTATATGAGCTAAAAAGAACTCAGAACCAGATGGCTATTTTATTAGATGAATATGGTGGCGTGGTTGGTTTAGCTACATTAGAAGATTTATTAGAGGAAATCGTTGGTGAAATAGACGATGAGACGGATGAAGTAGAAAATTTATATGCCAAGATCAATGATCATGAGTATCTGGTTCAAGGCAGAATGCTGATCGATGAATTCAATGAAGCATTTGGAACAGATTTGCATATGAGTGATGTTGACACAATGGCAGGGTACTTGATCACCGCATTGGGGACGATTCCTGATGAAGGAGAGAAATTGTCATTTGATGTTGGCAATCTCACACTAACTTCTGAAGAGATGGAAGGAACACGGGTTTTAGCATTAAAAGTTGTTTTCCATGACGAAGAAACGGTTGATGAAGAACCAGAAGAAAATCGCCGCTTTTTCCGTAAAGAATTGGAAGATGACGAACCTAGAAGATAA
- a CDS encoding VOC family protein, with product MPIATYITFEDQSKDAIAFYEQVFETNCLDLVTYATLGMPDLDEKSQTLVMNASLKIEGHTIMFSDTPSFMNKIPYGRNVGLVIEITDPEKLTNYFTKLSIGATHVMPLQKTDWSDLFGQLTDQFGISWSFNLV from the coding sequence ATGCCAATTGCAACTTATATTACATTTGAAGATCAGTCGAAAGATGCTATCGCATTTTATGAACAAGTCTTTGAAACAAATTGCCTTGATTTAGTCACTTATGCTACTTTAGGAATGCCTGATTTAGACGAGAAAAGCCAAACATTAGTCATGAATGCTAGCCTTAAAATTGAAGGGCATACCATTATGTTCTCAGACACACCTAGTTTTATGAATAAAATTCCTTATGGTAGAAATGTTGGCCTAGTCATAGAAATAACTGATCCTGAGAAATTGACAAATTATTTCACAAAGCTATCAATTGGCGCTACCCATGTGATGCCTTTACAAAAAACGGATTGGTCAGATTTATTCGGTCAATTAACAGATCAATTTGGTATTAGTTGGTCATTCAATTTAGTCTAA
- a CDS encoding PTS lactose/cellobiose transporter subunit IIA yields the protein MDDILSQQAMKIILFAGDARVNCKNALIAVEKNDFEVAKTEMKVAKTNITEAHKIQTKAIQSEMGEERNSPDHSLLFTHAQDTLMTIYSEINLANHLIKIAEGIDERLTLLEK from the coding sequence ATGGACGATATACTGTCACAGCAAGCTATGAAAATTATTTTATTCGCCGGAGATGCTAGAGTCAATTGTAAAAATGCTCTTATTGCAGTTGAAAAAAATGACTTTGAAGTAGCTAAAACAGAAATGAAAGTTGCTAAAACCAATATTACTGAAGCTCATAAAATACAAACTAAAGCAATACAAAGTGAAATGGGAGAAGAAAGAAACTCACCTGATCATTCATTGTTATTCACACATGCTCAAGATACATTGATGACGATCTACAGCGAAATCAATTTGGCTAATCATTTAATTAAAATAGCTGAAGGAATCGATGAACGTCTAACATTGCTTGAAAAATAA
- the bph gene encoding biofilm phosphatase Bph: MAIPKEGEFVTIQSYKHDGHLHRTWRDTMVLKTSEYSLIGVNDHTLVTESDGRRWVTREPAIVYFHKKYWFNIIAMIREKGVSYYCNLASPYLLDDEALKYIDYDLDIKVFPDGEKRLLDVDEYEFHSKIMDYPEDIDFILKENVKTLVDWINNEKGPFSEAYVDIWYQRYQELSKK; this comes from the coding sequence ATGGCAATTCCAAAAGAAGGTGAATTTGTAACGATCCAAAGTTACAAACACGATGGGCATTTGCATCGAACATGGCGAGATACTATGGTATTAAAAACAAGCGAGTATTCTTTGATCGGTGTCAACGATCATACTTTGGTAACAGAGTCTGATGGGCGTCGTTGGGTTACTCGGGAACCAGCTATCGTTTATTTCCATAAAAAATACTGGTTCAACATAATAGCGATGATTAGAGAGAAGGGAGTTTCTTATTACTGCAATTTGGCGTCACCGTATCTTTTAGATGATGAAGCGTTGAAGTATATCGATTATGATTTGGATATCAAAGTTTTTCCTGACGGAGAAAAACGTTTATTAGATGTGGATGAATATGAATTCCACAGTAAAATTATGGATTATCCAGAAGATATTGATTTTATTCTAAAAGAGAATGTTAAGACGTTGGTAGATTGGATTAATAACGAAAAAGGCCCTTTCTCAGAAGCTTATGTAGATATTTGGTATCAACGTTACCAAGAGTTATCAAAGAAATAG
- the rlmD gene encoding 23S rRNA (uracil(1939)-C(5))-methyltransferase RlmD, with protein MTTQLLKEGQTIPLKIKRLGINGEGIGYYKKTIVFVPGALPKEDVSVEITNIAPRFVEGQLKKIVKAAPERVVPPCPVYEACGGCQLQHLAYPAQLHFKKDLLKQSLNKFRPRNFDNYQLPKTIGMKNPWNYRNKAQFQLRKIDGEIEAGLYQADSHRLVPISDCLVQQPATTKVMNVLVELLNKYQLPIYNERKNSGIFRTLMVRVGVKTNEVQVVFITQSVKFPQKKALIEEITQQLPEVVSIMQNVQNKRTSIVMGDETIHVWGKESIEEQINEVTFDLSPRAFFQLNPEQTEVLYDEALKALDLQPNETVVDAYCGVGTIGLSIAKQAKEVRGMDIIPAAIEDAKMNAERLGVTNTHYEVGTAEELLPKWLQSGFKPDAIIVDPPRTGLDQKLLRAILKQPPKKMVYISCNVSTLAKDLVDLAKVFDVKYLQSVDMFPQTARCEVVVKLTKR; from the coding sequence ATGACCACACAACTATTAAAAGAAGGACAAACGATTCCTTTAAAAATAAAACGTTTAGGCATCAATGGCGAGGGAATTGGCTATTACAAAAAGACAATCGTTTTCGTACCTGGTGCTTTACCTAAAGAGGATGTCTCTGTAGAAATCACAAACATAGCTCCACGTTTTGTGGAAGGACAACTGAAAAAAATTGTGAAAGCAGCACCTGAAAGAGTCGTGCCGCCTTGTCCTGTTTATGAAGCATGTGGCGGCTGTCAGCTGCAGCACTTAGCTTATCCTGCTCAACTGCACTTTAAAAAAGATTTATTAAAACAGTCGCTCAATAAATTTAGACCGAGAAACTTTGACAATTATCAACTACCTAAAACTATCGGCATGAAAAATCCATGGAATTATCGTAATAAAGCGCAATTTCAGTTACGTAAGATTGATGGTGAAATCGAAGCGGGACTTTACCAAGCTGATTCTCATCGCTTAGTTCCAATCTCTGATTGTCTCGTTCAGCAACCAGCTACAACCAAAGTAATGAATGTTTTAGTGGAATTATTAAACAAATATCAATTACCGATTTATAATGAACGAAAAAACAGCGGCATCTTCCGAACATTAATGGTTCGTGTCGGAGTTAAAACGAATGAAGTTCAAGTTGTTTTTATTACGCAATCCGTAAAATTTCCGCAGAAAAAAGCGTTGATCGAAGAAATCACCCAGCAGCTTCCTGAAGTTGTTTCTATCATGCAAAACGTTCAAAACAAAAGAACCTCAATCGTTATGGGTGATGAAACGATTCACGTCTGGGGCAAAGAAAGTATTGAAGAACAAATCAATGAAGTCACCTTTGATTTGTCACCTAGAGCTTTTTTCCAGCTAAACCCAGAACAAACCGAAGTTTTGTACGATGAAGCATTGAAAGCTTTAGATTTACAGCCCAATGAAACAGTCGTTGATGCTTATTGTGGTGTCGGAACTATTGGTTTAAGTATCGCTAAACAAGCAAAAGAAGTTCGAGGAATGGATATTATTCCAGCAGCCATCGAAGATGCTAAGATGAATGCTGAGCGCTTAGGCGTTACGAATACTCATTATGAAGTAGGAACAGCAGAAGAATTGCTCCCTAAATGGCTTCAGAGCGGTTTTAAACCCGATGCAATCATTGTTGACCCACCTAGAACCGGGTTGGATCAAAAACTGCTGAGAGCCATTTTAAAGCAACCTCCTAAAAAGATGGTCTATATCTCTTGTAATGTCTCCACACTGGCTAAAGATTTAGTCGATCTAGCTAAAGTTTTTGATGTAAAATATTTACAGTCAGTGGATATGTTTCCACAAACAGCACGATGCGAAGTTGTCGTGAAGTTGACTAAACGATAA
- the mutY gene encoding A/G-specific adenine glycosylase produces MKNEKYWETWSAEKLESFQEEFIDWYEKEKRNLPWRVNLDPYRIWISEIMLQQTRVDTVIDYYYRFMEWFPTIKDLAEAPDDKLLKAWEGLGYYSRARNLKVAAQQIMTEFNSQMPETIEEIRQLKGIGPYTAGAIGSIAFKIPEPAIDGNVMRVVSRLFEISDDIAKPSSRKVFEEAMSKIIDQQRPGDFNQAMMDLGSGTCTPTSPKCEECPIQSYCLSYEHNTMTNFPVKSKKQKPKDVYYIGGIIENNQQEFLLEQRDAKGLLANMWLFPIEEVSKERFEFLQKMWVKEDQQLSFDFEEPLLVAEEKPEIFEKYSHVVWQKRTLGEVTHIFSHLKWHILVFYGRQTGVTALDENQEWAIKDEFSSYVFPKPQQKMLELYKKEFKIEE; encoded by the coding sequence ATGAAGAATGAGAAATATTGGGAAACTTGGAGCGCAGAAAAACTTGAGTCATTTCAAGAAGAGTTTATTGATTGGTATGAAAAGGAAAAACGAAATTTACCTTGGCGAGTTAATTTAGATCCATATCGTATTTGGATCTCAGAGATTATGTTGCAGCAAACGCGCGTTGATACGGTAATCGATTATTATTACCGTTTTATGGAATGGTTTCCGACAATCAAAGATTTAGCCGAAGCACCAGATGATAAGCTACTAAAAGCATGGGAAGGCTTAGGCTATTATTCGAGAGCTCGAAATTTAAAAGTTGCAGCCCAACAAATCATGACAGAATTTAATAGTCAGATGCCTGAAACGATTGAAGAAATTCGACAATTAAAAGGGATTGGACCTTATACAGCTGGAGCAATTGGAAGTATTGCTTTCAAGATTCCAGAACCTGCAATCGATGGTAATGTGATGCGGGTAGTCAGCCGCTTGTTTGAGATCAGTGATGATATTGCCAAACCTAGTAGTCGCAAAGTTTTTGAAGAAGCGATGTCTAAAATCATCGACCAACAACGCCCTGGTGATTTTAATCAAGCAATGATGGATCTAGGTTCTGGGACTTGTACACCAACATCGCCGAAGTGTGAAGAGTGTCCGATTCAATCGTATTGTTTAAGCTATGAACATAATACAATGACGAATTTTCCAGTTAAGTCTAAAAAGCAGAAACCAAAAGATGTTTATTATATTGGCGGAATTATTGAAAATAATCAACAAGAATTCTTATTAGAGCAACGAGATGCTAAGGGCTTACTGGCAAATATGTGGCTGTTTCCAATAGAAGAAGTCAGTAAAGAACGTTTTGAATTTCTACAAAAAATGTGGGTGAAAGAGGATCAGCAGTTATCCTTTGATTTTGAAGAACCATTATTAGTTGCGGAAGAAAAACCAGAAATTTTTGAAAAATACTCTCATGTAGTTTGGCAAAAGCGAACTTTAGGAGAGGTAACCCATATTTTCAGCCATCTAAAATGGCATATTCTTGTGTTTTATGGCCGACAAACAGGCGTAACGGCTCTGGATGAAAATCAAGAGTGGGCAATAAAAGACGAATTTTCCAGCTATGTGTTTCCAAAACCTCAACAAAAAATGTTGGAACTGTATAAAAAAGAATTTAAAATAGAAGAATAA
- the recX gene encoding recombination regulator RecX — protein METITKITKDKGQFYLIWLSSGEKLRVSEDTLVRQRLLKGQELSDEMVEKIKKAGSYDVGLQMSLNYLSYQLRSKKEILDYLKEKEILPEDRKSIVIRLEEMNLLDDKIFSESYVRTLMRTSDKGPKMIEQQLKRKGLNDEDIQHGLTFYTMDEQVEVAKATAEKAMRRYRTKSFKDALQKVQMHLMQKGFNREVIDLALEELSFEKDEDQELDVIRKEGDKLWEKHRKLDPYKRLMKVKQGLFQKRFDSDLIQQYFDEKELENEE, from the coding sequence ATGGAAACAATCACGAAAATTACAAAAGACAAAGGTCAATTTTATCTTATCTGGCTGTCTTCTGGAGAAAAATTACGTGTCTCTGAGGATACTCTGGTCCGACAACGTTTATTAAAAGGACAAGAATTATCAGATGAAATGGTCGAAAAAATAAAAAAAGCTGGGTCTTATGATGTAGGCTTGCAGATGTCTTTAAATTATCTAAGTTATCAGTTACGTTCAAAAAAAGAAATTTTAGATTATTTGAAAGAAAAGGAAATTTTACCGGAAGATCGAAAAAGCATCGTGATCCGCTTAGAAGAAATGAACCTTTTAGACGACAAAATATTTAGTGAAAGTTATGTCCGTACTTTAATGCGAACAAGTGATAAAGGACCCAAAATGATCGAACAACAACTAAAACGAAAAGGCTTGAATGACGAAGACATTCAACATGGGTTAACTTTTTATACAATGGATGAACAGGTAGAAGTAGCAAAAGCGACTGCTGAAAAAGCGATGAGACGTTACCGGACAAAAAGCTTTAAAGATGCACTCCAAAAAGTCCAAATGCATTTGATGCAAAAAGGCTTTAATCGAGAAGTCATTGATTTGGCTCTTGAAGAACTTTCTTTTGAAAAGGACGAAGACCAAGAGTTAGATGTAATCAGAAAAGAAGGCGACAAATTATGGGAAAAACATCGCAAATTAGATCCTTATAAACGCCTGATGAAAGTTAAACAAGGACTGTTTCAAAAACGTTTTGATTCAGACTTGATTCAGCAATATTTTGATGAAAAGGAATTAGAGAATGAAGAATGA
- a CDS encoding GNAT family N-acetyltransferase: MKIAHTKDTMSDIYLDAVKIRQQVFMLEQGVPSEIEIDKYEAACIHFVLYADENEAIATCRLLPLEDGLMKLQRMAVQKEYRGKDYGRLIVESAEQFSKEQGYNTMTLGAQITALGFYERMGYVKEGEMFLDANIEHYQMKKRF; the protein is encoded by the coding sequence ATGAAAATAGCACACACAAAAGATACTATGAGTGATATTTACTTAGATGCTGTTAAAATTCGTCAGCAAGTTTTTATGCTAGAACAAGGAGTTCCTAGCGAAATTGAAATTGATAAATACGAAGCGGCTTGTATTCATTTTGTTTTATATGCTGATGAGAACGAAGCCATTGCAACTTGCCGTTTATTACCGCTTGAAGATGGCCTAATGAAATTACAGCGTATGGCTGTGCAAAAAGAGTATCGAGGTAAAGATTACGGTCGGTTGATCGTAGAAAGTGCTGAGCAATTTTCTAAAGAACAAGGATATAATACCATGACTTTAGGCGCCCAAATCACAGCTCTTGGTTTTTATGAAAGAATGGGTTATGTCAAAGAAGGCGAAATGTTCTTGGATGCAAATATTGAGCATTATCAAATGAAAAAAAGATTCTAA
- a CDS encoding glycoside hydrolase family 1 protein, with protein MHQVPTGFPKDFLWGGAVAANQCEGAFDYQGKGTSVADINEFRADLPLEKRSNAEISTTYIEEALKNKTGVFPKRWGINFKETYPDDLKLLGDLGLNLFRTSIDWSRIFPNGDDLEPNEAGLLFYDKLIDEIIANGMEPMITLSHYEMPLNLTLNYKGWYSREVVDFFVRYCKVVFDRYQGKVKYWIVINQINLIGHESFNHLGIAEDKVDNLLEAKYQGVHHMMVASALATEYAHQVDENYEVGMMLCGGPEYAATCEPEDVLATLRINQMQYFFADVLIRGYYPGYAFRYFEEHDINLEFAEKDEEILKNTADYLSFSYYYTQICDAKHIEPYRNKALPANPWGWTIDPIGLRTLLNSFYDRYQCPIYITENGIGCYDQLEKNGSVHDDYRIDYYKAHIEQMKEAIKDGVDLRGYCAWGPIDIISCSSSEMSKRYGFIYVDQDDYGKGSQKRYLKDSYHWMKQVITSNGEKL; from the coding sequence ATGCATCAAGTACCAACTGGATTTCCAAAAGATTTTTTATGGGGGGGAGCTGTTGCTGCCAATCAATGTGAGGGGGCTTTTGACTATCAAGGCAAAGGTACAAGTGTAGCAGATATCAACGAGTTTAGAGCAGATCTCCCTTTAGAAAAAAGATCGAACGCTGAAATTTCTACTACTTATATCGAAGAAGCGCTAAAAAATAAAACAGGCGTTTTTCCAAAAAGATGGGGCATCAATTTTAAAGAAACGTATCCTGATGATTTAAAATTATTAGGAGATCTGGGACTCAATTTGTTTAGAACATCGATCGATTGGTCTAGGATTTTTCCAAATGGTGATGATCTTGAGCCAAATGAAGCTGGTTTACTTTTTTATGATAAGCTGATTGATGAAATTATCGCTAATGGGATGGAGCCTATGATTACATTGTCCCATTATGAAATGCCTCTAAACCTTACATTGAACTATAAAGGGTGGTATTCAAGAGAAGTTGTAGATTTCTTTGTTCGTTACTGTAAGGTTGTTTTTGACCGATATCAAGGAAAAGTAAAATATTGGATCGTGATCAATCAGATCAATTTGATCGGTCATGAATCATTTAACCATTTAGGAATTGCAGAAGATAAAGTAGACAATCTGCTGGAAGCTAAATATCAAGGGGTACATCATATGATGGTTGCTTCTGCTTTAGCTACGGAATATGCGCATCAAGTTGATGAAAATTATGAAGTTGGGATGATGCTTTGTGGCGGTCCGGAATATGCGGCTACTTGCGAGCCGGAAGATGTCCTAGCAACGTTGAGAATCAATCAAATGCAGTATTTCTTTGCGGATGTGTTAATAAGAGGTTACTATCCAGGCTATGCGTTTCGATATTTTGAAGAACATGATATTAATCTGGAATTTGCTGAAAAGGATGAAGAGATTCTGAAAAATACAGCTGATTACCTCTCGTTTTCTTATTACTATACACAAATTTGTGATGCGAAACATATTGAACCATATCGAAATAAAGCATTACCGGCAAATCCATGGGGCTGGACAATTGATCCTATTGGACTTAGAACATTACTGAATTCTTTTTATGATCGTTATCAATGTCCGATTTACATCACAGAGAATGGTATCGGCTGTTATGATCAGTTAGAAAAAAATGGTAGTGTTCATGATGACTATCGTATTGATTATTACAAAGCTCATATTGAGCAAATGAAAGAAGCAATTAAGGATGGTGTGGATCTCAGAGGCTATTGTGCTTGGGGACCGATCGATATTATTAGTTGTTCTTCTTCTGAAATGAGTAAAAGATATGGATTCATTTATGTGGATCAAGATGATTATGGGAAAGGAAGCCAAAAACGTTATTTGAAAGATAGTTACCACTGGATGAAACAGGTAATTACTAGTAATGGCGAAAAACTATAA